The sequence TCGGCGAGTTCGGCGTGCACACTCACGACTGGCTGCTGAACGCCTGGACCGGGGGGCTGTACTGGCTCGGCCGCCTGCAGTTCACCATCGAGCAGGCCGACGGCGGCATCCTCGCCTCCGTGCACATCCCCCGGGCCGGCTCGTTCGCCCCGGAACTGGTCGACGCCTCCCTCGCGCGCGCCCCCGACTTCTTCGCCCGGCACTTCCCGGAGCTGCGACTGCTCGGCTTGCACTGCGCGAGCTGGCTGCTCGACCCGCAACTGGCCGAGGTGCTTCCGCAGTCCTCCACCATCGCGGACTTCGGGCGCCGCTGGCGACTCACCGAGGAGCTCCGGCCCGGCGATGCGGACGTGATGTTCTTCGTCTTCTCCCGGCGCGGCACCCACCGGGACGGCTCCGATATCGACCTGGACAGCCTCCCGCAGGACTCCTCGCTGCAGCGGGCCGTGCTCGCCAAGCTCCGTTCCGGCGGCCACTGGCACTGCCGGGTCGGTCATCTTCCCCTTCCCGACGGCGGAGCTCACCCAGGTGGCGATCTCACGTCGGCCAGTGGGTCCGACCCGGAAGGGCTGGTGCGGGTGTTCCACGAGGTGTACCGGGTACCCGTGCGTACCGCCGCACCGCATGCTGATAGCGACCGGATCCCGATGCGGATGGCGCTGATCGCCGAAGAGCTCGCCGAGCTGGTCGGCGCGGTGTACGGCACCCCCGCCCAAGCCGTGATGGACGATGCTTACACCCGTGCCGCCAGCCTGGACGACGGCACCCGCGACGTGGTCGAGACTGCCGACGCGATCGGTGACCTGGTGTACGTGCTCTACGGCATGGCACTGGAGTGCGGGATCCCGCTGGCCGAGGTACTGGCGGAGATCCAGTCCTCGAACCTGTCCAAGCTCGGCGCGGACGGAGAGCCGATCCTGCGCGAGGACGGCAAGGTGCTCAAGGGTCCTGGCTATCACCGGCCGGACGTGGCCGGGGTGCTGCGCGCCCATGGCTGGGACGGCTGACCCGGCAGTGCGGCGGGACTGGCCGCTCCCGCCGCGCGGGCTGACCGCCTCCGGCGCGGGTCGACCACCCCCACCTGCGGCCAGGCCACCCCCACCTGCGGCCAGGCCACCCCCCGACGGGCCCCGACCGCCTCCACCGCGGCCTGATCACCCCGGCCAGACCGCCCGTACCTGCACCACCACGAACCAGCTCGCCAGCGCGCAGACCAGCGCGAAGCTGACGTTCCACAGCAGCACCGGTACCCGCGTCAGGGCAGCGAGCACCGCCGGGTCCGACGTGCTCGACGGCCTCGCCATCACTGCGCCCAGGTGCCGCCACGCCCCCACCACCAGAGTGCCGCCGACCACCAACAGCACCCAGCCCTG is a genomic window of Ruania zhangjianzhongii containing:
- a CDS encoding acyltransferase domain-containing protein, whose amino-acid sequence is MTRALTVDQVRERLSSPDLPETLVLLGFADQDAYDALALVARTRSDDAALARIAELTGAVRDRIGDLLGEIPGSVWARDGDWAGEPMLAICTLLATVPEVRTYHRGRGIADAISWRSLSDLGQQIAVHRLTFGEFGVHTHDWLLNAWTGGLYWLGRLQFTIEQADGGILASVHIPRAGSFAPELVDASLARAPDFFARHFPELRLLGLHCASWLLDPQLAEVLPQSSTIADFGRRWRLTEELRPGDADVMFFVFSRRGTHRDGSDIDLDSLPQDSSLQRAVLAKLRSGGHWHCRVGHLPLPDGGAHPGGDLTSASGSDPEGLVRVFHEVYRVPVRTAAPHADSDRIPMRMALIAEELAELVGAVYGTPAQAVMDDAYTRAASLDDGTRDVVETADAIGDLVYVLYGMALECGIPLAEVLAEIQSSNLSKLGADGEPILREDGKVLKGPGYHRPDVAGVLRAHGWDG